From Thermococcus sp., a single genomic window includes:
- a CDS encoding NADH-quinone oxidoreductase subunit H — protein METAVKLGFSLAGIIIMLLLPPYLEGIARRVKARLQYRRGPPLSQTWYDLKKLFSMPSVKPTKRALFTWAPYLALASAISAALLLPYGSVVPVDFGFNLVVFFYVVVLVSVFLMLAGLAVQNAFSHLGSAREMQIILTVEPLIAILYGVLAYNSGSLNLYTILTGLHLTPSLVLTYMLLAYALYVESGFVPFDIAEAEQEVIGGPLSEYSGRLLGVFYYAIYIKRFALLWFFISLLTLPWIGPIETSGKAALVLALQFILTVAFYPIIAALEATNARLRIDHVVKMNTRAFFAGLIILAMAFMGW, from the coding sequence AGGGTATAGCGAGAAGGGTAAAAGCTAGGCTTCAGTACAGGCGCGGGCCGCCGCTCAGCCAGACCTGGTATGACCTCAAGAAGCTGTTCAGCATGCCCTCAGTCAAACCCACTAAAAGGGCACTCTTCACTTGGGCACCCTACCTCGCGCTGGCATCGGCTATCAGCGCCGCTTTACTCCTTCCCTACGGCAGTGTGGTTCCAGTGGACTTCGGATTTAATCTAGTGGTATTCTTCTACGTTGTAGTCCTAGTCAGCGTCTTCCTGATGCTCGCCGGACTGGCCGTCCAGAACGCCTTCAGCCACCTCGGCTCGGCGAGGGAAATGCAGATAATCCTCACCGTCGAGCCACTGATAGCAATACTCTACGGGGTCCTGGCTTACAACTCTGGCTCGCTCAACCTTTACACCATACTAACGGGACTTCATCTCACCCCCTCACTGGTGCTGACCTACATGTTGCTCGCGTATGCTCTTTATGTCGAGAGCGGTTTCGTTCCCTTTGACATAGCCGAGGCCGAGCAGGAAGTCATAGGTGGCCCCCTCAGCGAATACAGCGGAAGGCTTTTAGGAGTCTTTTACTACGCAATATACATCAAACGCTTTGCTCTGCTGTGGTTCTTCATCAGCCTGTTAACGCTTCCATGGATAGGGCCGATAGAAACGTCAGGGAAGGCAGCACTTGTCCTGGCTCTTCAGTTCATCCTGACTGTGGCGTTCTATCCGATCATAGCGGCGCTTGAGGCAACGAACGCGAGGCTCAGGATAGACCACGTGGTCAAGATGAACACCCGCGCCTTCTTCGCGGGACTGATAATACTCGCAATGGCGTTCATGGGGTGGTGA